The Methanocaldococcus infernus ME region AATTCCAATTATTAGAGTTCCTATAATTAAGCCTAAAGATATAGCCCTTTGATCCTTAAAAGCTGAGAGGGGCATGGTAACCCCTTCCCAGCCTGTAGTTGACCACAGGGAATAATAAACTGAAAAGATAGCCTCTTTTAAATTAAATTTATAGAGCTCTAAGTTAAATCCATTTTTGAAGCATATATATAAGATGGTTAAAATAGTTGTTAAACCTAAGATCCTTACAGCTAAGCCAACAATTCTTAAGCCTGAAAGAATTAGGAGAGTTATCAAAATTACCAAAAAATACTTAATTGGAAAGCTAAAATAGATGTTAAAAACTATATTAAAGAATGAAACTACTCCAGAGAGTGCAAAAACACAAGAAAGCCACATAATAATGCCTGAAGCTATCCCAATCCTTTTACCAAGAGTGTCATTAATAAATTTATATACTCCACCACTCTCAGAAATTTTTAGTGTTGCATAGGAGAAGGGTAGAGCCATAACTAAGGCAGTTGGGATTAAGAGGATCCAGCCATATATGGAAGAGGAGCCAAACATTAAGTATGTTAGAGGGGCTAAGATAAATATCCCTCCTCCAACAATTGAAGTTATAGTTAAAAAGATAGCATCTTTTAATGTTAGCACACTCTCACCAACTAATTTAGATATAAAAATTTAGTGAAAAGTAAAATTTATATAACACCAAATAACTTTTTATCCTTTAGCCTCTTCTTGTGGGGGTGTGGTGTAGCCTGGCCTATCATCAGGGACTCCAGTTGCCTATAGGGCACTGGACCAAGGCAGGAGAAATCCCTGGACCTGGGTTCAAATCCCAGCACCCCCACCATTTTTTAAACCTTTGGGATTGTTATGGAACTTAATATTATTTTAAACAATATAAAAAATTTGGAGAATCTTGATGAGGAAATTACTTTTTTATCCAATAAAATCCTAAATGCTAAGAGGGTTTTTATTTTTGGTGTTGGCAGAAGTGGCTATATAGGAAGATGTTTTCATATAAGATTATTACATTTGAATATAGATTCATATTTTTTAACAGATGCTCCAGCATTTAAAAGAGGAGATCTTTTAATAGTTATCTCTGGGAGTGGAGAAACTGAGAGTGTTGTTAATGTTGCTAAGAAGGCTAAGGAGATAGGGGAAGTTATAGGAGTGGTTTGTAAGTGTGGAAATTTAAAAGATATTAAGTTAATAAAGCTTCCTGTGGAGAAGAATAGTTTCCTTCCAATGGGGACAGCCTTTGAGGAACTTGCCTTAATATTCTTTGATTTGGTTATAGCTAAACTCATGAGAAAACTAAATTTAAGGGAAGAGGATATAATAAAGAATCATAACAATCTTCTATAGTGAGAGTATGAAAACTCTTATATTAACATGTAAAGATATAAGGAAATTTTTGAACATGAGAGAAACCATAGATAAGATGGAAGAGGCTTTTAAGCTACATGCCCTTGGAAAGGTTCAGATGCCACCTAAATCTTACTTAATCTTTGATAAAGGAGATTTAAGAGCTATGCCAGCTTGTTTAGGAAAGTATGCAGGAATCAAGTGGGTTAATTCTCACCCAGAAAATTATAAGTTTGGCTTACCAACAGTTATGGCTGTTTATATACTAAATGATGTAAAAACTGGCTTCCCCTTGGCAATTATGGAAGCTTCTGAGCTAACCAACTATAGAACAGGAGCTACAGGAGGTTTAGCTGCTAAGTATTTGGCAAGGAAAGATAGTGAAGTTATTGGCTTTATAGGTTGTGGTAGGCAAGCATATACTCAATTCTTAGCATTGAAGGAAGAGTTTGAGATTAAAGAAGTTAAAGCCTATGACATAAATGAAAGCTCTGCTAAAAAATTTGTTGAGTTTGTTAAATCTCATGGCATTGAAGGAAAAGTTATGAGTGCTAAAGAAACTTGCCAGTGTGATATTCTTGTAACAACAACTCCATCAAGGAAGCCAGTGGTTAAAGATGAGTGGATAAAAGAGGGAATGCATATAAATGCTATTGGTGCTGATGGCCCTGGAAAGCAGGAGTTGGATGAGAAAATATTATTGAGAGCTAAGATAGTTGTTGATGACATTGAGCAAGCTGTACATGGTGGAGAGATTAATGTAGCTATATCTAAAGGACTTTTGAGGAGAGAAGATATTTATGCTACTCTTGGTGAAGTTATCTTAGGAAAGAAAGTTAGGGAGAGTGAGAAAGATATAACTATCTTTGACTCCACAGGCTTAGCTATACAGGATGTAGCCTTAGCATCTTTAATTTATGAGAAGGCTAAAAGGGAAAATGTTGGTTTAGAGATAGATCTATTTAACTTAGAATAAGGTTTATATATCTTGAGAGAGCCAAGTTTATAGTGTAGGTGAGCATAATGTTATCAGCAGTAGAAGATTTTTATGAAGAATCTACATTTAATGAACCTTTTGAGGATTTTTTATCATTTGTAGAGATAGATAAAGGTATATTTGATAGTATAGATAGAAATATAAAAAATTTTGTTAAAAAATATTTTTCTAATGTGAAGTGTAAAGTTAAATATGATGTTGAGCTTGGAGAAAATATTCCTAAGGTAACTATTTTAATCAATAAAAATTTATCAATCTCAGAAAAAACTAAATTTATAAAAGATCTTTGGAAATACTTAAGAGATAGGGGATATAAGAAATTTTTAAAAGATGTTGATATAATAGTGCTTACTTTTTAAAGGCTATTTTGAGGTGAAAGTTGTTTAAGAAACATTATTTTGACATTGGTGAGTTTAAAAAATTAGGAGATAAGTTATCTAATGAAGATAAAGAAGGTTGTTATAGAACTACTATAAGTAGATACTATTACTATGTTTATCTAAAAATAAGGGACACTATATTAAAATATGATGAAAAGAATTTTAAATATTTTTAAAAATTCATCATCTCATAGGCTACTTACATCTTACTTAAAAGCTTTAGATGACATACTTAACTTAGATGGTGAGCTTGAAGTTATTGTAAATTATCTTTCAAATTTAAGAGAGCTTAGAAATATAGCTGACTATGAAACCTCTGAGCGAGTTAGAGCATGTTAATGAAGCTAAAGAGTTGGCTAATATTATTATAAGAGAGTTGGAGAACTTGAAATACAATAGATATAGAGGGCTTGAATCAATATTAGATAGTTTAAAGATATCAAACAACTTCCCAAAATTTAAAAGAAAAAACAATAAATACTATTTTGAGTAAATTTATTTTCATAAATTTTTTATTTTAAATGTTAGGGGATAATTATGAGATATGAGATAAAAATAGATGAGTATGGATATAAAATTATTAGATATTCAAAGGTTATCACTGATGAAGGAGAGGAAGAGATAGAGGAGATTTACTTAGAGAGGACAGCTGATGATTATGAAAGTATCTTAGGAGTTTATGAGCCCTTTCCTAAGGATATGAGTTTAAGATATGTTGGAAACCTTGATGATCTAAAGATAGCTAAAGGAACTGAGATGAGAACCTCTGTTCCTATCCCCCTATCAATATGTAAAGCCAAATATTTAAAAAAGTTGGAATATGAAGATGAAAGAATTGTTTATTTAGACATAAATGGAGCCCCAATACAGAGGGGAATAATAGTAGGGATTGTTGTAGGAGTTCAACATAGGAAGACAAGTACAGGGAAAGACTATACAATATTTAGAGTCTTTGATGGCTATGACTGGGGAAGGTTAAGGCTATTTGGAATTAAGGCTGATCCTGAACTCTATACAGGTCTCTTTATTAGAGGGTTTGTTAGATTTGGCTATTTAGAATATGGAGATGAGGAAGAGAAAGTAGGGGTTAGTATAACTCTAAATGACATCCCTGTTATCATACAACCAAAGGAATACTTTGTCCATAAAAACTTTATAGACTCTTCCATCATACCAAGAATTAAAGAGGATACTGATGATAATAATAGTCTCTCCAGAGGCTAAGAGTGAGACAGTCTATAGAATAAAGAGAGAGATAGAAAATTTTAGGAAGGACTGTAAAATCTTAAAATTAGCTTCTTCAAACTTTTTTATGGATGATTCCTTTTTTTTAGAAAATGTTGAGCTGATACATTCAAGATGCTCCATAGGGTTTTATGAAAATAACTTAACCCTATTCTCCTGGCAAGTTCTTCAGGCTCTTGAGGTTCATGGCTATAAATTTATTAACTCCTTGGACACAGTATATTTAACTTCAGATAAATTTAAAACTATAAAGCTTTTGAAAAAAAATAATATCTTAGCTCCAAAAACAGCTTTAATTAGAGACTATGAAGATGCCTTAAAATTTATGGAGAAAAATAATTTAGAGTTTCCCATTATTATTAAGTGTTGCTTTTCAAAGTGTGGGGAAACAGTTTTTAAGGTTAATAATTTAAAAGAGCTAAGAGAGAGGACAGAAAAAGCTTTATGGAAGAGCTTGATAGCTCAGGAGTATATAGACTTTAAGGTTGGTGAGCTTTACAAAGATATTAGATTATTGGTTATAGATGATGAAATCTTTGGCTATAGTAGAGTTTCAAAAAATTTTAAAACTAATCTATACTGTGGAAATAAGGTTGAGCCTATAAAAATAAATGATGAGCTAAAAGAGATAGCATTTAAGTGTAAAGAGGTTAGTGGAGCTAAGATTTTAGGCATTGACATCCTTCCTTATAAAGATAAGTATTATGTGATTGAGCTAAACTCTGCTCCTGGGACTAAGGGATTTTTAAAGTTAGGGATGAATGTTGATAAAAAGATAGCTGAACTCTTTGTTAGGGAAGCTAAAAGTTAAGAACTTTCAAGCCTCTCTTTAAGTTTTAAAGCCTCTTCTATCTCATGCTCTTTTAATGGCCTCTCAGAGGCTATGATAACTATAGCATTGTCTATAAAACTCCTCTTTATCCTCATCCCCTCAGGGAAGACTCTAAATGAGAAATCCATAATTTTGTCTAAGAAGTCTTTACTTGTATCATAAATGTCCATATCTAAGTCTATCTCAGAGTCTGTTACAATCTCAAACCTTGAGGGTTGGTCAAGGACATGAATCTTTTTTAGTAGATAGGGGAGATAGGTTTCATCAGTTATCTTTAACTTATAAATTACTTTATCCCCCTCTTTCTTCTGCTCAACAATCTCAGCCATATCCCTTAACTTGATCATCTTCCTGGTTGCCTTTGGCAATATTCCCAATATAAAATATGGCTCCTTCTCCTTGCAAATAAAGTCAACTCTTATTATAGACTTACCCAAAATTAAATCTTCTAAGGCTGTTTGTATAACCTTTGTATATATTCTCTTACTATCCTCTTCCTCACAATAAACATATATTTCAGCCATTTTATCCCTTAGCTAATAATTTTATTTAGCATATCAAGCTTTAAAGCTAACTTTATCTCCTTAGCTATTCTCTGTCCCATACTTAATGGCTCTCCTGAATATAGGAAAGAGTAAGGTGAGCCATTCATAAAGCTATTTGTTCCTCCATCAATTCTGGCACTCATCTCAAAGGCCACTAACTCTAAATTCTCAGTACATAAAGTTTGTAAGCAGAATGGTCCTATTATTCCTGGAGGCACTATCTTCTTTGTAGCTTCAACTAAGTTATCTCCCATATTAAATACTTCTACCAATAAGCTCTCTCTTATAACCACTGGAATATTCCCAGTGATAACATAGCTTGGATTTGCTTTAATATCTAACTGATCCTTAGCTGGAATTCTTACTAAGCCATCTATATTACTCTCATATCTCCTATCTATTCCTAATAGCTCAGTTTCTTTAGTTATTGGAGAGTAGAAGAAGTGTAAGCAGAAGTTTGTTCCTATAACATACTCTTCTATATGTGCCTTCTCAACATCTTCATCATCTATTAAATTCTTACTCTTTAACATTTCAATTTTTTTATAAAACTCTTCCTTAGAGCTTGCTATGAAATAGCCCCTACCTCCCCTTGCTCCTGGGAATTTGACTATAACAGTCCTATCTATCTCCTCTGGAGAATTGAACTTCTTAGGAACTCTTATATTTGCCTCTTCCAAAATCTTCCTCTCAAGCTCTCTCTCAGCTTCCCATCTTAATATCTTCCTATTCCCAAACATTGGCACTAAGAAGTTATTCTCTATATTATCTAAGCCACAATAGGCTATAAATGAGCCATGCGGGATAACTATAGAGTTTAGATCCCTAAGCTTCTCTTGAACCTCTTCTTTTGCAACATCCTTAAAATTATCAACATAGATAAATTTATCAGCTACCTTAAACCTCTTGTAAGGAACATCTCTTCCTTTCACAGTTATACAGACTGTAGAAAATCCTTCTAATTTAGCCCCTTTTAATATATGTAAAGCTGTATGGCTTCCAAGTGTAGCTATTGTTATCTCCTCCTTCTTATAGTTTTCAACTATCTCCATAACTTCCTCTTTTTTTATCAACTTCCCACCTCTAAAAATAATTAGCGCCCCGGGGGGGATTTGAACCCCCGATCTCCGGATCCGCAGTCCGGCGTTTTGTCCAGACTAAACTACCGGGGCAAAAGAAAAAGATTAGCAGAGCTCTTTTAATTCTCTAACTAAATTCCTGTCAATTCTTCCCTTATTTCTATCTCCTCCCTTACAAGCAGCTCCTCTTACTCCAACTATATCAGTTCCTATCTCTTTTAATATAGGGATGTGGTCCTTCTTTATAGTGCCTGCTAAGGCACACTTTAAGCCATAATCATGAACTTCAGAAACAAACTCTTCCAAAATCTCTTTACTTAAAAAGTCAAATAATGTTTTCCCATCCTTTATAGCTGTGTCTAACATAGCTACATCTGCTCCAGAGTCTCTGGCTATCTTTGGGATGACTAAAGGATCAACAGCTCCAACTCTGTAGGCATCTGCATAACCAGCAGCTACAACTATCTTGTTATCATCAAAATCTTTAACAGCTTTAACCACACTCTTCATTAGCTCAACAGCTTGATTGTAATTTTTAACTCCATAGAGTCCAACCTTTATATAGTCAGCCCCACTCATCCCAGCCCCTAAGGCTGCTAAGGAAACAGTTCCTGGCTTGTAAGGAACATCTCCAACAGTAGCACTAACCAATAGAGATTTAGGGGTTATCTTTCTAACCTCCCTAATAACCCAGGGAAAGTTTGCTCCTAAAGAGCCTTCTTTAGGATTTTTCACATCTATTATATCAGCTCCTCCCTCTATAGCTTCTTTAGCCTCTTCTACATCAATTGGGCTAACTAAGAGTAGCATAAGAGAATCACCACAAATTTTATAAGAGAAGATATTTAAGCCTAAGTTTATAAATTTTAGCTAGGACTATTTTATTAAAAATATCAATATCTTTTATTTTTTATTTTGATAGTTCATATTTTGTGAAAATTTGTTCAAAATAGTAAAAGTTATATACTTAATTTGGTTAAGAATAAGTTCAGAATAAAATTGGAGGTGAATTTATGCATATTAAATATTTAATATACATAATATTTTCAATTATTCTCCTTTCTCCAGCTTTTGCTGAAGAAAATTCCATATTTTTCGTTCATATGGCAGATATTCACTTATGTAATGATAGTGAAGTAAATAAGATATTTGGAGGATCAATTCCACCAGTAACTACAATGAAGAGTATGGTAAAAGAGATTCTTGCTTTTCATCCTGATACTGTAGTTCAAACTGGAGACATTGTAGCATTAGCTGATAGATACGATTTAGATACTGATCAGAGATGGTATGAGTTGGTTAATAAAACTGTAGTAGCACCAATAAAAAATGCAGGAATTCCATTTATATTTGCCCCAGGAAATCATGACCCAGCAGCATATAAGTTAAATGTAAATAAGTCTGATTGGAGATATTATAACGGACTATTATTAAAATACGTAGATTGGGGACTTGGAGCAAATAATACTGATCATCATACATATTACTCATATACAATTGGAAACTATCACTTTGTAGTTATTGATCCTTATGAAACTCCTGAAAGTGGTTACAGAGCTGTTATGCTACCAAAGGATCAAGTAAATTGGCTAAAGTCAGATTTAGAAAATAACTCTAATAAGTTTATAATCATTTGTTATCACCAACCATTAGGATCATGGTATAATGATAGCATAAATGAATTTTTAGGAATAATATCTAAATACAAAGGTCATATAATCCTACTTGCAGGACATACTCATGATGTCAGAACTTTGTATTGGAATGGAATTCCAGAGTATCAGGATGGAGCTGCTTGCGGAGATTGGTGGCAGACTGGAAAAACCCCAGATGGAAAACCTATGGGTTATGCAATATACTACATTAAAAAATTGGATAACGGAAGTTACTGCATATATAGATTTTATAAAGGATTTAATTTATCTGAACAAATTAATTTAGTTTCTCCAGAGGATGTTGTATTAAACGAATCTAAACCTTTAATATTGGACATATATACTGGAAATAAACAAATTGCCAGTGTAACTTACAAAACAGACAACGGCAAAGAAAGTTCTTTAAACTTTACATTAATTAATGCAACAAAAGTTTATTGGTACCATGTTAAAGGAATAATTAAACCTTCAACTTTTGACAATAAAAACCACAATATTACAATAATAGTCCATTGCAAGGATGGAACTTCATTTAATAAAACAATAGTTTATAAATTTTCAAAGCACGTAATAATGCCTATAAAAGAAATTATTGATGATACCAACTTCAAAAACTATTATGGAAGATTTGTTGTGATAAATGGAACCATAATTAATGTAGCTTACTCAGGAAACTTGTTACAGATTTCAGATGATACAGGAGAAATTGTTGTATGGGCAGGAGATTGTCACCATAAAGAGTTTAAAATTGGAGATGAAGTAATATTAAGAGGACAAATTACACAATTCAAAGGTACTAAAGAGTTAAAGTTAGTAAGAGATGAGGATGCAATTATTTATGGCTATAAAAATATTACCTCTAAAGTTATAAAAGTACCAAATATTCAAACTCTCTATGATAATTTTACTCAGTTAGAAAATAAGTATGTAGAGGTTTCTGGAGTAGCTACTGCAGTGTTTGGTGATGAAGTAGTAATTCAAGATACTACAAGAGGGATACAGCTTTGGCTTGGAGAAATTAAACATCCTGAAGTCAAAATTGGAGATAAAATTGTAGTTAGAGGGTTATTATCTAAATACAAAAATATGCCAGAAATCGTAGTTGGTTTAGATAAAGACTTTATAATAAATGGTACTGGAAAGGTTCCTGAACCAAAGGTAATAACAATAAATGAGATCCCCGAAAATATCGGTAATTTAGTAACAATCAAAAACTTAAAGGTTATTTCAGTAGATGATTATAAGATTATAGTTAGTGATGGTAAAAATACAACAGTTATTTACTGTAAAAAAGCTAACATTAATCCAAAAACCATTGTGAAAGTAGGAGACAAAATAGATGTTATAGGAATAGCTTATATTTATGAAAGTATATATGAAATTTGTCCAAGATTTACAAGTGATATCACTGTATTAGAAAACAATGAAGGAATTGTATATTTAAAAAGAGGGTGGAACGCTATATCTATTCCACATAATGGTAATGTATCTTATGAAGATCCTAATGCAGTAATAACTATAATAACATATTATAATAATACTTGGCATCAAGTTACTAAATTAAAAACATTATATGGATACTTTATTTATTGTAACAAATCCACAATCATGCATATAATATTCGTTAATATTTCAAATCCAATAGCTCCACCAAAAAGACCTATAACCAAAGGATGGAACTTAGTAGGAGTTAATCCAGCAAAGAATGATGTAGATGGAGTCTTATTAAAATCATTTGTAATTCCAATTGAAGATATATGGGCTTATCTAATAGATATGGATGGAAACTGTTACGATAAATATAACTGTGATGATGTTAAGTTAAAGCCTTACGAGGCTTATTGGTTATACTCAAAAGGGTATGGAGAACTTTGTGGGAGATCTTTAAATTAATCTTCTAAATTTTTTATTCTTTATTTTTTATTAAATTTAAATATATATTTTTGGTGATAAATAATGAAAAAATATGTAGGAATTATACTATTATTATTTATTTCAAGTGTGTTTGCCATAACTCCCCCATCATTACCAGCAGTATATTATGGAGAGATAGTTTCTATCACTCCAGTAAATGGATATTTAATAGCAAAAATAGACAACAAAGTTGTTGGTAACATTACAGTAAAAAATGGAAAATTTGGTAATTCAACATACAAAATGTTAATATATTCTCCATCTGATGTTGGTAAGACTATTAAATTCTATCTTAATGGCTCTACACTTTTACATCCAACACTAAAATATATCCCAGGAGATGTTAGAGAATTAAAACTCTATTATAACATAAAAACTATTAAGAAAAAGAACATAAATGTTTCAATTATTCCATTAAAAGAAATTCCTGTAAATATAACTATTCCTTTAGTTAATGTATCTTTAGATAAAGTATTAGAAAAAATTAACGAATCTGCTATCGAAAAAGTGATAAATGTTGTAAAAGTTGTTGATGTAGATGTTGAAAATATTTCTGAGTATATTAAGCCTGTAGCTGTAGCTTCAGAAGGGTTTAATATAACAAAGACTGATACAAATGTTAATGAAACAATAGTTAATAACAAAAAAATCGTCAAAGGAAAAATAACAATGAATGTTGTAAATACTTCAAAGAAAGGGTTCATAACCATAATAATTCCAATAGGAAACGTTGTTAGCCTAAATGTTACCGTAGATAATAAAGAGTTAAAAGAATTCAACGATCCAGAGGTTAATACTTCCTTAGGATGGTATGTCTATCAAGAGGGAATCTTAGAGATAACATTAGTTAAGGATCCTATCTTAGAAGTTGAATTTGTTAAGGAGATAAATATAACTAAAGAAGAAACCTATGAAAGAAGAAACACTTGGAAAACTTCTCCAGCTATAAGATATCATGATGTAGCCGAAGATGTTAAGTCATACATATTAAAAACATTTATTCAAGTCTCTAACGTTTATGCTGGAAATGATATAGACTTAAACTTCGCTAAAGAGTTAAAGAAAAATCCAGCCTTAACTACAAATGAAAAGATAACTAAAGACACTATCCTAATCGGAGGGCCTGTAGCTAATCCATTAACCAAGAAGTTAATGGATAAGTTCCCGATTAAAGTAACTAATGAATATCCAGGAAAGAATAAGGGAGTTATTGAAATGATCAAGTTGAATGTTAAGATCTCCGATCATCTCTACAAAGAGGTTAAAGTTCTACTCTTAGCTGGTTCAGACAGATGGGGAACTAAAGCTGCCGTAGAGTACTTTAAAACCCTTGATAATATTCCAGAGGAACCAATCTTCGTAGAATGGAAAGACGGAAAGGCCGTTAGAATAGAGAAGCCTTAAGGCTTTTTTATTTTTTATTCTATTTTTTTATTAATAGTTTATTTTAATTTTTGTATAATAAAATTTTTAATATAACAAAATAAAAAAGAACTTTTGAAACCAAGTGCTCTATTTTTAGTAAATTATTTATCTTTGTAAAAATAAATGGAAATTATAGTTATTTTTTATTCCATATGGTGGAAGTTATGAGGGTTATAGGAATAGTGGGATATAAAGATAGTGGAAAAACTTCTCTTATAGAAGAGATTATTAAAAACTCCAATAAAAAATTTGGAGTTATTAAGCATGTTCATGAAGAGATTGATATTAAAGACAAGGATAGCTATAGATTTAAAGAGGCTGGAGCTAAGATAGTGGCTTTAACCTCTGATAAAGAAGAAGTTATATTTGAAAACCCCAAAGGTTTGGAAGAAATTCTTTCATATTTCTATATGAAAGAGCTTGACTTTGTTTTAATAGAGGGATTCAAGAAGGAGCTTAATAAGTTAAATATTCCTAAAATAGTTCTCTTAAGGGATAGGGAAGAAGGAGAGCTAATAGATGATTATACAGCCTTAGTTATTGAGAATAACTATAATATTGATGAAGTCTTAAAAGTTATTGAGGAGAAAGCCATTATTCCAACAATGAACTTAAACTGTAAGCACTGTGGCTACAATTGTAAGGGATTTGTTAAAGCTCTTATCAAAGGAGAGGCTAAATGGGATGACTGTGTCTTAGCCAAGGGAAGGGTTAAGTTAGTAGTA contains the following coding sequences:
- a CDS encoding APC family permease yields the protein MLTLKDAIFLTITSIVGGGIFILAPLTYLMFGSSSIYGWILLIPTALVMALPFSYATLKISESGGVYKFINDTLGKRIGIASGIIMWLSCVFALSGVVSFFNIVFNIYFSFPIKYFLVILITLLILSGLRIVGLAVRILGLTTILTILYICFKNGFNLELYKFNLKEAIFSVYYSLWSTTGWEGVTMPLSAFKDQRAISLGLIIGTLIIGILYLLFALTVVSLNLKSNSIEEILKALIGENIFLYICILTIIGSCAFSVLFTLSYMPYGFSKDKIFPKFFETLYRGVPIYGVLLNALLTIVLITLNVKVLVDISMFLTLVAYFILYLSVFKVGTKKIKFLTFLSLIVTGSLILLRMVVWI
- a CDS encoding SIS domain-containing protein, with product MELNIILNNIKNLENLDEEITFLSNKILNAKRVFIFGVGRSGYIGRCFHIRLLHLNIDSYFLTDAPAFKRGDLLIVISGSGETESVVNVAKKAKEIGEVIGVVCKCGNLKDIKLIKLPVEKNSFLPMGTAFEELALIFFDLVIAKLMRKLNLREEDIIKNHNNLL
- the ala gene encoding alanine dehydrogenase: MKTLILTCKDIRKFLNMRETIDKMEEAFKLHALGKVQMPPKSYLIFDKGDLRAMPACLGKYAGIKWVNSHPENYKFGLPTVMAVYILNDVKTGFPLAIMEASELTNYRTGATGGLAAKYLARKDSEVIGFIGCGRQAYTQFLALKEEFEIKEVKAYDINESSAKKFVEFVKSHGIEGKVMSAKETCQCDILVTTTPSRKPVVKDEWIKEGMHINAIGADGPGKQELDEKILLRAKIVVDDIEQAVHGGEINVAISKGLLRREDIYATLGEVILGKKVRESEKDITIFDSTGLAIQDVALASLIYEKAKRENVGLEIDLFNLE
- the cofF gene encoding coenzyme gamma-F420-2:alpha-L-glutamate ligase, encoding MIIIVSPEAKSETVYRIKREIENFRKDCKILKLASSNFFMDDSFFLENVELIHSRCSIGFYENNLTLFSWQVLQALEVHGYKFINSLDTVYLTSDKFKTIKLLKKNNILAPKTALIRDYEDALKFMEKNNLEFPIIIKCCFSKCGETVFKVNNLKELRERTEKALWKSLIAQEYIDFKVGELYKDIRLLVIDDEIFGYSRVSKNFKTNLYCGNKVEPIKINDELKEIAFKCKEVSGAKILGIDILPYKDKYYVIELNSAPGTKGFLKLGMNVDKKIAELFVREAKS
- a CDS encoding methanogenesis marker 17 protein, with translation MAEIYVYCEEEDSKRIYTKVIQTALEDLILGKSIIRVDFICKEKEPYFILGILPKATRKMIKLRDMAEIVEQKKEGDKVIYKLKITDETYLPYLLKKIHVLDQPSRFEIVTDSEIDLDMDIYDTSKDFLDKIMDFSFRVFPEGMRIKRSFIDNAIVIIASERPLKEHEIEEALKLKERLESS
- a CDS encoding formate--phosphoribosylaminoimidazolecarboxamide ligase; translation: MIKKEEVMEIVENYKKEEITIATLGSHTALHILKGAKLEGFSTVCITVKGRDVPYKRFKVADKFIYVDNFKDVAKEEVQEKLRDLNSIVIPHGSFIAYCGLDNIENNFLVPMFGNRKILRWEAERELERKILEEANIRVPKKFNSPEEIDRTVIVKFPGARGGRGYFIASSKEEFYKKIEMLKSKNLIDDEDVEKAHIEEYVIGTNFCLHFFYSPITKETELLGIDRRYESNIDGLVRIPAKDQLDIKANPSYVITGNIPVVIRESLLVEVFNMGDNLVEATKKIVPPGIIGPFCLQTLCTENLELVAFEMSARIDGGTNSFMNGSPYSFLYSGEPLSMGQRIAKEIKLALKLDMLNKIIS
- a CDS encoding (5-formylfuran-3-yl)methyl phosphate synthase — its product is MLLLVSPIDVEEAKEAIEGGADIIDVKNPKEGSLGANFPWVIREVRKITPKSLLVSATVGDVPYKPGTVSLAALGAGMSGADYIKVGLYGVKNYNQAVELMKSVVKAVKDFDDNKIVVAAGYADAYRVGAVDPLVIPKIARDSGADVAMLDTAIKDGKTLFDFLSKEILEEFVSEVHDYGLKCALAGTIKKDHIPILKEIGTDIVGVRGAACKGGDRNKGRIDRNLVRELKELC
- a CDS encoding metallophosphoesterase, which gives rise to MHIKYLIYIIFSIILLSPAFAEENSIFFVHMADIHLCNDSEVNKIFGGSIPPVTTMKSMVKEILAFHPDTVVQTGDIVALADRYDLDTDQRWYELVNKTVVAPIKNAGIPFIFAPGNHDPAAYKLNVNKSDWRYYNGLLLKYVDWGLGANNTDHHTYYSYTIGNYHFVVIDPYETPESGYRAVMLPKDQVNWLKSDLENNSNKFIIICYHQPLGSWYNDSINEFLGIISKYKGHIILLAGHTHDVRTLYWNGIPEYQDGAACGDWWQTGKTPDGKPMGYAIYYIKKLDNGSYCIYRFYKGFNLSEQINLVSPEDVVLNESKPLILDIYTGNKQIASVTYKTDNGKESSLNFTLINATKVYWYHVKGIIKPSTFDNKNHNITIIVHCKDGTSFNKTIVYKFSKHVIMPIKEIIDDTNFKNYYGRFVVINGTIINVAYSGNLLQISDDTGEIVVWAGDCHHKEFKIGDEVILRGQITQFKGTKELKLVRDEDAIIYGYKNITSKVIKVPNIQTLYDNFTQLENKYVEVSGVATAVFGDEVVIQDTTRGIQLWLGEIKHPEVKIGDKIVVRGLLSKYKNMPEIVVGLDKDFIINGTGKVPEPKVITINEIPENIGNLVTIKNLKVISVDDYKIIVSDGKNTTVIYCKKANINPKTIVKVGDKIDVIGIAYIYESIYEICPRFTSDITVLENNEGIVYLKRGWNAISIPHNGNVSYEDPNAVITIITYYNNTWHQVTKLKTLYGYFIYCNKSTIMHIIFVNISNPIAPPKRPITKGWNLVGVNPAKNDVDGVLLKSFVIPIEDIWAYLIDMDGNCYDKYNCDDVKLKPYEAYWLYSKGYGELCGRSLN
- a CDS encoding S-layer protein; the protein is MKKYVGIILLLFISSVFAITPPSLPAVYYGEIVSITPVNGYLIAKIDNKVVGNITVKNGKFGNSTYKMLIYSPSDVGKTIKFYLNGSTLLHPTLKYIPGDVRELKLYYNIKTIKKKNINVSIIPLKEIPVNITIPLVNVSLDKVLEKINESAIEKVINVVKVVDVDVENISEYIKPVAVASEGFNITKTDTNVNETIVNNKKIVKGKITMNVVNTSKKGFITIIIPIGNVVSLNVTVDNKELKEFNDPEVNTSLGWYVYQEGILEITLVKDPILEVEFVKEINITKEETYERRNTWKTSPAIRYHDVAEDVKSYILKTFIQVSNVYAGNDIDLNFAKELKKNPALTTNEKITKDTILIGGPVANPLTKKLMDKFPIKVTNEYPGKNKGVIEMIKLNVKISDHLYKEVKVLLLAGSDRWGTKAAVEYFKTLDNIPEEPIFVEWKDGKAVRIEKP